A single genomic interval of Apteryx mantelli isolate bAptMan1 chromosome 21, bAptMan1.hap1, whole genome shotgun sequence harbors:
- the RABEPK gene encoding rab9 effector protein with kelch motifs isoform X3 yields MAPRALPVLPPGRPPRPATWYRLSPRGERPRGRVGHGCLFVPGGPGRVLLLGGADAAGAFSDAHFMELEIGTWESPEVTGVQPLPRTFHTSSAVIGDRLYVFGGGERGAEPVQDQQLHVFDTATLTWSQPDVHGDPPSPRHGHVVVAVGTKLFIHGGLAGDIFYNDLFCIDINDMKWVKISATGDVPGGRAAHSSAVFKDHLYIFGGIDPDGALDTTYKYHIEKQQWTLLQFDSPLPPGRLDHSMCVIPWQACASSESGDAEAVTCEDETGQGATVSVSDTADPLQKSQKEKASAEDLVMHLLLIFGGMNTQGEIHRDCIVSLIE; encoded by the exons ATGGCACCGCGGGCGCTGCCGGTGCTGCCGCCGGggcgccccccgcggccggcgaCGTG GTACCGGCTGTCGCCGCGCGGcgagcggccccgcgggcgcgtGGGCCACGGCTGCCTCTTCgtgccgggcgggccgggccgcgtcCTGCTGCTGGGCGGCGCCGACGCCGCCGGCGCCTTCTCCGACGCCCACTTCATGGAGCTGG AAATAGGGACCTGGGAGAGTCCCGAAGTGACCGGCGTTCAGCCGCTGCCTCGGACCTTTCACACGTCCTCGGCGGTCATAGGAGACCGCCTGTACGTGTTTGGAGGGGGCGAGAGAGGAGCCGAACCCGTGCAGGACCAACAGCTCCACGTGTTCGACACAG CCACCTTGACTTGGTCCCAGCCAGATGTTCATGGTGATCCCCCTTCTCCTCGGCATGGACATGTGGTGGTTGCAGTTGGGACCAAACTTTTCATACATGGAGGTTTAGCTGGTGATATTTTTTACAATGATCTGTTCTGCATTGATATAA ATGACATGAAATGGGTTAAGATATCAGCCACTGGTGATGTCCCAGGAGGACGGGCTGCTCACTCATCAGCTGTGTTTAAAGACCACTTATACATTTTTGGTGGAATAGATCCAGATGGGGCACTAGACACTACATACAAGTATCACATAG AGAAGCAACAGTGGACACTCCTACAGTTTGATTCCCCGCTGCCCCCTGGAAGGCTGGACCATTCCATGTGCGTCATTCCCTGGCAGGCTTGTGCCAGCAGTGAGAGCGGTGATGCAGAAGCTGTCACTTGTGAAGACGAAACTGGGCAGGGAGCAACTGTGTCAGTCAGTGACACAGCTGACCCCCTCCAGAAGAGCCAAAAGGAGAAAGCAAGTGCTGAAGACCTGGTGATGCACCTGCTGTTAATATTTGGTGGGATGAATACTCAAGGGGAAATACACAGGGACTGCATTGTAAGTCTGATTGAATAG
- the HSPA5 gene encoding endoplasmic reticulum chaperone BiP: protein MRHLLLALLLLGGARADDEEKKEDVGTVVGIDLGTTYSCVGVFKNGRVEIIANDQGNRITPSYVAFTPEGERLIGDAAKNQLTSNPENTVFDAKRLIGRTWNDPSVQQDIKYLPFKVIEKKAKPHIQVDVGGGQTKTFAPEEISAMVLTKMKETAEAYLGKKVTHAVVTVPAYFNDAQRQATKDAGTIAGLNVMRIINEPTAAAIAYGLDKREGEKNILVFDLGGGTFDVSLLTIDNGVFEVVATNGDTHLGGEDFDQRVMEHFIKLYKKKTGKDVRKDNRAVQKLRREVEKAKRALSSQHQARIEIESFFEGEDFSETLTRAKFEELNMDLFRSTMKPVQKVLEDSDLKKSDIDEIVLVGGSTRIPKIQQLVKEFFNGKEPSRGINPDEAVAYGAAVQAGVLSGDQDTGDLVLLDVCPLTLGIETVGGVMTKLIPRNTVVPTKKSQIFSTASDNQPTVTIKVYEGERPLTKDNHLLGTFDLTGIPPAPRGVPQIEVTFEIDVNGILRVTAEDKGTGNKNKITITNDQNRLTPEEIERMVNDAEKFAEEDKKLKERIDARNELESYAYSLKNQIGDKEKLGGKLSSEDKETIEKAVEEKIEWLESHQDADIEDFKAKKKELEEVVQPIVSKLYGSAGPPPGEEEAGEKDEL, encoded by the exons ATGAGGCACCtcctgctggcgctgctgctgctgggcggcGCGCGCGCGGACGACGAGGAGAAGAAGGAGGATGTGGGCACGGTGGTGGGCATCGACCTGGGCACTACCTACTCCTG CGTGGGCGTTTTCAAGAACGGCCGGGTGGAAATCATCGCCAACGACCAGGGCAATCGCATCACGCCGTCCTACGTGGCGTTCACGCCCGAGGGGGAGCGCTTGATCGGCGATGCGGCCAAGAACCAGCTCACCTCCAACCCCGAGAACACCGTGTTCGACGCCAAACGGCTCATCGGCCGCACGTGGAACGACCCCTCGGTGCAGCAGGACATCAAGTACCTGCCGTTCAAG GTTATTGAAAAGAAAGCCAAGCCTCATATTCAAGTTGATGTTGGTGGTGGACAGACAAAAACATTTGCTCCTGAAGAAATTTCTGCTATGGTTTTGACAAAGATGAAAGAGACTGCAGAGGCTTACCTAGGGAAGAAA GTTACCCATGCTGTTGTTACAGTGCCAGCCTACTTCAATGATGCTCAGCGTCAGGCTACAAAAGATGCTGGTACTATTGCTGGATTGAATGTGATGAGAATTATTAATGAGCC aacagctgctgccattgctTATGGATTGGACAAGAGAGAGGGTGAGAAGAATATCCTTGTATTTGACTTAGGTGGTGGAACTTTTGATGTCTCCCTCCTCACAATTGACAATGGAGTCTTTGAAGTTGTGGCTACTAATGGAGATACTCACCTGGGTGGAGAAGACTTTGACCAGCGTGTTATGGAGCACTTCATCAAACTCtacaaaaagaaaactggaaaagatgTCAGGAAGGATAACAGAGCTGTGCAGAAGTTAAGACGGGAAGTGGAGAAGGCGAAGCGAGCTTTGTCATCTCAGCACCAGGCCAGAATTGAAATCGAATCCTTTTTTGAAGGAGAGGATTTCTCCGAGACACTGACTAGGGCCAAGTTTGAGGAACTCAACATG GATTTGTTCCGTTCTACTATGAAGCCTGTTCAGAAAGTTCTTGAAGATTCTGACCTAAAGAAATCTGATATTGATGAGATAGTTCTTGTTGGTGGCTCTACTCGCATCCCAAAAATACAGCAACTTGTTAAAGAATTCTTCAATGGCAAGGAGCCTTCTCGTGGCATTAATCCAGATGAAGCTGTAGCTTATGGTGCAGCTGTTCAGGCTGGTGTTCTGTCTGGGGACCAAGATACAG GTGACTTGGTGTTGCTTGATGTGTGTCCTTTGACACTTGGCATTGAAACAGTTGGAGGTGTAATGACTAAATTGATCCCAAGAAATACTGTTGTTCCCACAAAGAAGTCTCAGATCTTCTCCACAGCTTCTGATAACCAGCCAACTGTGACCATCAAGGTTTATGAAG GTGAGCGTCCTCTTACCAAAGATAATCATCTCCTGGGAACTTTTGATCTGACGGGAATTCCTCCTGCTCCTCGTGGTGTCCCACAGATTGAAGTTACCTTTGAAATAGATGTGAATGGGATCCTCCGTGTTACAGCTGAAGACAAGGGCACTGGGAACAAAAACAAGATCACAATTACAAATGATCAGAATCGGCTGACACCAGAAGAGATTGAGAGAATGGTTAATGATGCTGAGAAGTTTGCTGAGGAAGACAAGAAGCTTAAAGAACGTATTGATGCCAGGAATGAGTTGGAAAGCTATGCCTATTCCCTGAAGAATCAGATTGGGGACAAAGAGAAGCTGGGTGGTAAGCTGTCAtctgaagacaaagaaacaatAGAGAAGGCTGTAGAAGAAAAGATTGAGTGGCTTGAAAGCCATCAAGATGCTGACATAGAAGActtcaaagcaaaaaagaaggAGCTGGAGGAAGTTGTTCAGCCAATTGTTAGCAAGCTCTATGGAAGTGCAGGCCCTCCCCCTGGTGAAGAAGAAGCAGGAGAGAAGGATGAATTGTAG
- the RABEPK gene encoding rab9 effector protein with kelch motifs isoform X2 yields the protein MAPRALPVLPPGRPPRPATWYRLSPRGERPRGRVGHGCLFVPGGPGRVLLLGGADAAGAFSDAHFMELGALRWAAAGWRGLRPRYEHATALPAARPPRLWVFGGADRAGNRGCVQVLDPEIGTWESPEVTGVQPLPRTFHTSSAVIGDRLYVFGGGERGAEPVQDQQLHVFDTDDMKWVKISATGDVPGGRAAHSSAVFKDHLYIFGGIDPDGALDTTYKYHIEKQQWTLLQFDSPLPPGRLDHSMCVIPWQACASSESGDAEAVTCEDETGQGATVSVSDTADPLQKSQKEKASAEDLVMHLLLIFGGMNTQGEIHRDCIVSLIE from the exons ATGGCACCGCGGGCGCTGCCGGTGCTGCCGCCGGggcgccccccgcggccggcgaCGTG GTACCGGCTGTCGCCGCGCGGcgagcggccccgcgggcgcgtGGGCCACGGCTGCCTCTTCgtgccgggcgggccgggccgcgtcCTGCTGCTGGGCGGCGCCGACGCCGCCGGCGCCTTCTCCGACGCCCACTTCATGGAGCTGG GCGCGCTCCGCTGGGCCGCGGCCGGCTGGCGCGGGCTGCGGCCGCGCTACGAGCACGCcacggcgctgcccgccgcccgcccgccgcgcctctGGGTCTTCGGCGGCGCCGACCGCGCCGGCAACCGGGGCTGCGTGCAGGTGCTGGACCCCG AAATAGGGACCTGGGAGAGTCCCGAAGTGACCGGCGTTCAGCCGCTGCCTCGGACCTTTCACACGTCCTCGGCGGTCATAGGAGACCGCCTGTACGTGTTTGGAGGGGGCGAGAGAGGAGCCGAACCCGTGCAGGACCAACAGCTCCACGTGTTCGACACAG ATGACATGAAATGGGTTAAGATATCAGCCACTGGTGATGTCCCAGGAGGACGGGCTGCTCACTCATCAGCTGTGTTTAAAGACCACTTATACATTTTTGGTGGAATAGATCCAGATGGGGCACTAGACACTACATACAAGTATCACATAG AGAAGCAACAGTGGACACTCCTACAGTTTGATTCCCCGCTGCCCCCTGGAAGGCTGGACCATTCCATGTGCGTCATTCCCTGGCAGGCTTGTGCCAGCAGTGAGAGCGGTGATGCAGAAGCTGTCACTTGTGAAGACGAAACTGGGCAGGGAGCAACTGTGTCAGTCAGTGACACAGCTGACCCCCTCCAGAAGAGCCAAAAGGAGAAAGCAAGTGCTGAAGACCTGGTGATGCACCTGCTGTTAATATTTGGTGGGATGAATACTCAAGGGGAAATACACAGGGACTGCATTGTAAGTCTGATTGAATAG
- the RABEPK gene encoding rab9 effector protein with kelch motifs isoform X1, with protein sequence MAPRALPVLPPGRPPRPATWYRLSPRGERPRGRVGHGCLFVPGGPGRVLLLGGADAAGAFSDAHFMELGALRWAAAGWRGLRPRYEHATALPAARPPRLWVFGGADRAGNRGCVQVLDPEIGTWESPEVTGVQPLPRTFHTSSAVIGDRLYVFGGGERGAEPVQDQQLHVFDTATLTWSQPDVHGDPPSPRHGHVVVAVGTKLFIHGGLAGDIFYNDLFCIDINDMKWVKISATGDVPGGRAAHSSAVFKDHLYIFGGIDPDGALDTTYKYHIEKQQWTLLQFDSPLPPGRLDHSMCVIPWQACASSESGDAEAVTCEDETGQGATVSVSDTADPLQKSQKEKASAEDLVMHLLLIFGGMNTQGEIHRDCIVSLIE encoded by the exons ATGGCACCGCGGGCGCTGCCGGTGCTGCCGCCGGggcgccccccgcggccggcgaCGTG GTACCGGCTGTCGCCGCGCGGcgagcggccccgcgggcgcgtGGGCCACGGCTGCCTCTTCgtgccgggcgggccgggccgcgtcCTGCTGCTGGGCGGCGCCGACGCCGCCGGCGCCTTCTCCGACGCCCACTTCATGGAGCTGG GCGCGCTCCGCTGGGCCGCGGCCGGCTGGCGCGGGCTGCGGCCGCGCTACGAGCACGCcacggcgctgcccgccgcccgcccgccgcgcctctGGGTCTTCGGCGGCGCCGACCGCGCCGGCAACCGGGGCTGCGTGCAGGTGCTGGACCCCG AAATAGGGACCTGGGAGAGTCCCGAAGTGACCGGCGTTCAGCCGCTGCCTCGGACCTTTCACACGTCCTCGGCGGTCATAGGAGACCGCCTGTACGTGTTTGGAGGGGGCGAGAGAGGAGCCGAACCCGTGCAGGACCAACAGCTCCACGTGTTCGACACAG CCACCTTGACTTGGTCCCAGCCAGATGTTCATGGTGATCCCCCTTCTCCTCGGCATGGACATGTGGTGGTTGCAGTTGGGACCAAACTTTTCATACATGGAGGTTTAGCTGGTGATATTTTTTACAATGATCTGTTCTGCATTGATATAA ATGACATGAAATGGGTTAAGATATCAGCCACTGGTGATGTCCCAGGAGGACGGGCTGCTCACTCATCAGCTGTGTTTAAAGACCACTTATACATTTTTGGTGGAATAGATCCAGATGGGGCACTAGACACTACATACAAGTATCACATAG AGAAGCAACAGTGGACACTCCTACAGTTTGATTCCCCGCTGCCCCCTGGAAGGCTGGACCATTCCATGTGCGTCATTCCCTGGCAGGCTTGTGCCAGCAGTGAGAGCGGTGATGCAGAAGCTGTCACTTGTGAAGACGAAACTGGGCAGGGAGCAACTGTGTCAGTCAGTGACACAGCTGACCCCCTCCAGAAGAGCCAAAAGGAGAAAGCAAGTGCTGAAGACCTGGTGATGCACCTGCTGTTAATATTTGGTGGGATGAATACTCAAGGGGAAATACACAGGGACTGCATTGTAAGTCTGATTGAATAG
- the PPP6C gene encoding serine/threonine-protein phosphatase 6 catalytic subunit, whose product MAPLDLDKYVEIARLCKYLPENDLKRLCDYVCDLLLEESNVQPVSTPVTVCGDIHGQFYDLCELFRTGGQVPDTNYIFMGDFVDRGYYSLETFTYLLALKAKWPDRITLLRGNHESRQITQVYGFYDECQTKYGNANAWRYCTKVFDMLTIAALIDEQILCVHGGLSPDIKTLDQIRTIERNQEIPHKGAFCDLVWSDPEDVDTWAISPRGAGWLFGAKVTNEFVHINNLKLICRAHQLVHEGYKFMFDEKLVTVWSAPNYCYRCGNIASIMVFKDVNTREPKLFRAVPDSERVIPPRTTTPYFL is encoded by the exons ATGGCGCCGCTGGACCTGGACAAGTACGTGGAGATCGCGCGGCTCTGCAAGTACCTGCCCGAGAACGACCTCaag CGCCTCTGCGACTACGTGTGCGACCTGCTGCTGGAGGAGTCCAACGTGCAGCCGGTGTCCACCCCCGTCACCGTCTGCGGCGACATCCACGGGCAG TTCTATGACCTGTGCGAGCTGTTCAGAACTGGAGGTCAGGTCCCTGACACAAACTATATCTTCATG GGTGACTTTGTAGATAGAGGTTATTATAGTCTTGAGACTTTCACTTACCTTCTTGCACTAAAAGCTAAATGGCCTGATCGTATCACACTGTTACGAGGCAATCATGAAAGCAGGCAGATAACTCAAGTGTATGGATTTTATG ATGAGTGCCAAACCAAATATGGAAATGCTAATGCTTGGAGATACTGTACCAAAGTCTTTGACATGCTCACAATAGCAGCT TTAATAGATGAGCAGATTCTCTGTGTGCATGGTGGTCTGTCTCCAGACATCAAGACACTCGATCAAATTCGAACCATTGAACGTAATCAAGAAATTCCGCATAAAGGAGCCTTTTGTGACCTTGTCTGGTCTGATCCAGAAGATGTAGATACTTGGGCGATTAGTCCACGAGGAGCAGGCTGGCTGTTCGGTGCAAAGGTGACAAATGAG TTTGTTCATATCAACAACTTAAAACTCATCTGCAGAGCACATCAGCTAGTACACGAAGGCTATAAATTCATGTTTGATGAGAAATTGGTAACAGTATGGTCTGCTCCAAACTACTGCTACCGTTGTGGAAATATTGCGTCGATCATGGTCTTTAAAGATGTAAATACAAGAGAACCAAAGCTATTTCGTGCAGTTCCAGATTCAGAACGTGTAATTCCTCCTAGAACAACTACACCGTATTTCCTTTGA